One Spinacia oleracea cultivar Varoflay chromosome 4, BTI_SOV_V1, whole genome shotgun sequence DNA segment encodes these proteins:
- the LOC130472153 gene encoding uncharacterized protein: MENENHSQRRSTLPPNQDPASIFYIHPSDANSVQLISFKFNGEGYTSWKRSMLLALSAKNKIGFVDGSIEKPDPGSLECKAWERCNDLVCSLILCNLDEIISKSVMFLKSARAIWIDLEERFGFASMAQIYSLEQKLSEISQGNKTVSEFFTEIKSIWDAIEEAHPMPYCTCNNCTCNVTKKFFQRQQEKMVMQFMMKLTDQYATIRGNVLMVPELPKVSEAYRLFAQEERHQEVSHTNNSSEPVAFAAEKRRFGGDNWNNRNKSQATGYQRTGANNKQGRTV; encoded by the exons atggaaaacgaaaatCATAGCCAGAGAAGATCAACTTTGCCTCCTAATCAAGATCCTGCAAGCATCTTCTACATTCATCCATCTGATGCAAATTCAGTGCAGCTGATTTCATTCAAGTTCAATGGTGAAGGCTACACAAGCTGGAAGAGGTCTATGCTGTTGGCCTTGTCTGCAAAGAACAAAATAGGTTTTGTTGATGGCAGCATTGAGAAGCCAGATCCTGGATCACTTGAATGCAAGGCTTGGGAGAGGTGCAATGATCTGGTTTGTTCTCTTATTCTGTGTAATCTTGATGAAATCATTTCTAAGAGTGTGATGTTCCTTAAATCTGCAAGAGCTATTTGGATTGATTTGGAAGAGAGATTTGGCTTTGCTTCGATGGCACAAATCTACTCACTAGAACAGAAATTGTCTGAAATCAGTCAAGGAAACAAGACTGTTTCTGAGTTTTTCACTGAAATTAAGTCGATATGGGATGCAATTGAGGAAGCACACCCTATGCCATATTGCACTTGCAACAACTGTACTTGTAATGTGACTAAAAAATTCTTTCAGAGACAGCAAGAAAAAATGGTAATGCAGTTCATGATGAAGCTGACTGATCAGTATGCAACTATAAGAGGCAATGTTTTGATGGTGCCAGAATTACCAAAGGTTTCAGAAGCTTACAGGCTCTTTGCACAGGAAGAAAGACATCAAGAAGTTTCTCATACAAACAACTCTTCAGAACCAGTTGCTTTTGCTGCTGAGAAAAGAAGGTTTGGGGGAGACAATTGGAATAATAGAAACAAATCACAGGCAACTGGTTATCAAAGAACAGGTGCTAATAATAAGCAAGGGAGAACAG TCTAA